Proteins encoded together in one Stigmatella aurantiaca window:
- the mtsC gene encoding cell-cell cohesion MYXO-CTERM protein MtsC, with the protein MTFQRIASVLTLGTLFLLAPGAQAQTNSVDNPECLGSQCGKPKEEGGGGCGCGCSVWVAYTDDGVTLSYTDDADGDGKADDRDNCPFASNREQTDTDGDGVGDACDNCSGLANYQQRDADGDGVGDDCDSDADGDGVANAQDNCPLVPNKDQSDLDRDTDTLQSDPANRGGDVCDRDDDNDGHADGEDNCPRVPNADQKMPADASACRVDTDGDNISDNGDNCPGLANPNQKDTDRDGQGDACDPDIDDDGVLNKGPEGKLLDNCAEVANRDQADDDGDGVGDVCDTRYCVVVDRNNPDDCLDPRGPFTVSGGGQLSLKKGDNVRLPLFANRNGAAIEYTWTVKQRPSGSKAVIENPTGAVTNSRHWQYAYVDGHLPSFTADTDGEYDIQVQARLAFADRAYPDQRSSISSLKLSVGGGNASSCAALPGAAGGVTLGATMLALLLRRRRREE; encoded by the coding sequence ATGACATTCCAGCGCATCGCTTCGGTCCTGACCCTCGGGACCCTCTTCCTCCTGGCGCCCGGCGCGCAGGCCCAGACGAACTCCGTGGACAACCCGGAGTGCCTGGGCAGCCAGTGCGGCAAGCCCAAGGAGGAGGGCGGCGGCGGCTGTGGCTGTGGCTGCTCGGTGTGGGTGGCCTACACGGACGACGGCGTGACGCTGTCCTACACGGACGACGCGGACGGGGACGGCAAGGCGGATGACCGCGACAACTGCCCCTTCGCCTCCAACCGCGAGCAGACGGACACGGACGGCGACGGCGTGGGCGATGCGTGTGACAACTGCTCGGGGCTCGCCAACTACCAGCAGCGCGACGCGGACGGCGACGGCGTGGGCGACGACTGCGACAGCGACGCGGACGGGGACGGCGTGGCCAACGCGCAGGACAACTGCCCGCTGGTGCCCAACAAGGACCAGAGCGACCTGGACCGGGATACGGACACACTGCAGAGCGACCCGGCGAACCGGGGCGGGGACGTGTGCGACCGGGACGATGACAACGATGGCCACGCCGATGGCGAGGACAACTGCCCGCGCGTGCCCAACGCCGACCAGAAGATGCCCGCGGATGCCTCCGCGTGCCGCGTGGACACGGACGGGGACAACATCTCCGACAACGGGGACAACTGCCCGGGCCTGGCCAACCCCAACCAGAAGGACACGGACCGCGACGGCCAGGGCGACGCGTGCGACCCGGACATCGACGATGACGGCGTGCTGAACAAGGGCCCGGAGGGCAAGCTGCTGGACAACTGCGCCGAGGTGGCCAACCGCGACCAGGCGGACGACGACGGCGACGGCGTGGGCGATGTGTGCGACACGCGCTACTGCGTGGTGGTGGACCGCAACAACCCGGACGACTGCCTGGATCCGCGCGGCCCCTTCACCGTCTCGGGCGGTGGCCAGCTCAGCCTGAAGAAGGGCGACAACGTGCGCCTGCCCCTGTTCGCCAACCGCAACGGGGCGGCCATCGAGTACACCTGGACGGTGAAGCAGCGCCCCTCGGGCTCCAAGGCCGTCATCGAGAACCCCACCGGCGCGGTGACCAACAGCCGCCACTGGCAGTACGCCTACGTGGACGGCCACCTGCCGTCCTTCACCGCGGACACGGATGGCGAGTACGACATCCAGGTGCAGGCCCGGCTGGCCTTCGCGGACCGGGCCTACCCGGACCAGCGCAGCTCCATCTCCAGCCTCAAGCTGTCGGTGGGCGGCGGCAACGCCAGCAGCTGCGCGGCCCTGCCGGGCGCCGCGGGGGGCGTGACGCTGGGCGCCACCATGCTTGCCCTCTTGCTGCGCCGCCGCCGCCGCGAAGAGTAG
- a CDS encoding calcium-binding protein: MRTFSTWLRLLTPLLLLTCSDAGLYALDGRGPSGKDRADFTGETCIPLASGDAFPVKIVFAVQGGQGVPSEVVGYITDALSTVSSRFSGSFAKFALVGFHTVATGFQGSFADAATFQAALPRYASYQETGPVSLRAPLRLAKSLLSGDMQTACRGEVARTRYIVVLVAASEDLSCQNPAFNVGIDSRCAQLKPNNEACNQCELTAITGELKALAAQFGAGEVVVQPVYVRPGAADPATRDQIAAIANAGGTEAIETEPVALRDVIGTLNYSSLQTSLVLKRFLAFNRNVQVRAGEVLADSDGDGVADRDEAGLGLDPANPDSDGDGLMDGIELRMGLNPQPGNVDLIPGCSVALDDDGDRLNTCEERVLGTDPCMGDSDGDGLPDLVEALSRTNPLVPEDLQDTDRDGIPNIQEVEARGDPLSADIAFHVERGYGYSLTPSEPTPDGRACYQVRAENITVVSTLERPHPFIPGRSIPPGTNDIYLYLQVGRDNDPRGAGIGALFIQSVGYSEKEGRTPVLLPPFTPADFVLGN, encoded by the coding sequence ATGCGCACCTTTTCGACCTGGCTCCGGCTCCTGACGCCGCTGTTGCTCCTCACCTGCTCCGACGCGGGGCTGTACGCCCTGGATGGACGGGGGCCCAGCGGCAAGGACCGGGCGGACTTCACCGGGGAGACCTGCATCCCGCTGGCCAGCGGGGATGCCTTCCCGGTGAAGATCGTCTTCGCCGTGCAGGGCGGGCAGGGCGTCCCCTCGGAGGTGGTGGGCTACATCACCGACGCGCTCAGCACGGTCAGCAGCCGCTTCTCCGGCTCCTTCGCCAAGTTCGCCCTGGTGGGCTTCCACACGGTGGCCACGGGCTTCCAGGGGAGCTTCGCGGACGCGGCCACCTTCCAGGCGGCGCTGCCGCGCTACGCCAGCTACCAGGAGACGGGGCCGGTGAGCCTGCGCGCCCCGCTGCGGCTGGCCAAGAGCCTGCTGTCCGGCGACATGCAGACGGCCTGCCGGGGCGAGGTGGCCCGCACGCGCTACATCGTCGTCCTGGTGGCCGCCAGCGAGGACCTGAGCTGCCAGAACCCCGCCTTCAACGTGGGCATCGACTCGCGCTGCGCCCAGCTCAAGCCCAACAACGAGGCGTGCAACCAGTGTGAGCTGACGGCCATCACCGGCGAGCTCAAGGCGCTGGCCGCGCAGTTCGGCGCGGGCGAGGTGGTGGTGCAGCCCGTGTACGTGCGGCCGGGCGCCGCGGACCCCGCCACCCGGGACCAGATCGCCGCCATCGCCAACGCCGGGGGCACCGAGGCCATCGAGACCGAGCCGGTGGCCCTTCGCGACGTGATTGGCACCCTCAACTACTCCTCGCTCCAGACGTCGCTCGTGCTCAAGCGCTTCCTGGCCTTCAACCGCAACGTCCAGGTGCGCGCCGGCGAGGTGCTCGCCGACAGCGACGGGGACGGCGTGGCGGACCGGGACGAGGCGGGGCTGGGGTTGGACCCCGCCAACCCGGACTCCGATGGGGATGGCCTCATGGATGGCATCGAGCTGCGCATGGGCCTCAACCCGCAGCCGGGCAACGTGGACCTCATCCCCGGGTGCAGCGTGGCGCTGGATGACGATGGCGACCGGCTCAACACCTGCGAGGAGCGCGTGCTGGGCACCGACCCGTGCATGGGCGACAGCGACGGGGACGGGCTGCCGGACCTGGTCGAGGCGCTCTCGCGCACCAACCCGCTCGTGCCCGAGGACCTCCAGGACACCGACCGCGACGGCATTCCGAACATCCAGGAGGTGGAGGCGCGCGGAGATCCCCTCAGCGCGGACATCGCCTTCCACGTCGAGCGCGGCTACGGCTATTCGCTCACGCCCTCGGAGCCCACCCCGGACGGCCGCGCCTGCTACCAGGTGCGCGCCGAGAACATCACCGTGGTGTCCACGCTCGAGCGTCCCCACCCCTTCATCCCCGGGCGCTCCATCCCCCCGGGCACCAACGACATCTACCTCTACCTCCAGGTGGGCCGGGACAATGATCCGCGCGGCGCGGGCATCGGTGCGCTCTTCATCCAGTCCGTCGGCTACTCCGAGAAGGAGGGCCGCACCCCCGTCCTCCTCCCGCCCTTCACCCCGGCGGACTTCGTGCTCGGGAACTGA
- a CDS encoding vWA domain-containing protein, whose amino-acid sequence MRGRLGLAVGGVGLLLAVVAACTDAYLYDERRGEQLPVDRAVAFEGRFCTVGTNEVLRPIKVIVAMDASQSMNVSDPDGARATALINLLDGLPDDPEVSVAVVLFAGSTTAYLTQSGTPPVDGFVQVASLTDAQKLNMRRTLLNFQNPDNSPNRDATDFVKPLADIYSLINTDIALSRSDAGSSQALAQARYSVIFLSDGRPSNDQDDELLQGDAVVRIRQLKDLVEDVRVNTVHVFNPTQPVSSVCDLTGDGGCPLLLINQNADRLERMAALGGGNFRDFRNNEPINFLNFQFGQARRAFQVKELIASNFTAPPGSPLGEADTDGDGLTDAEEAEEGTNPFKVDTDGDGFSDGVEVHFARQGVDFNPIQVALPDGGGLDPGCPPPLRAMDSDCDGLLDCDEQFIGTNANVMDSDRDGVPDGIEWRGGTQGSSNDLDEDPDNDGLSSRAELRLHTDPLEPDTAHLSVDGYRYQMEADGPPNELGSQCYTFRVDNVLLAPTQVEYLDGGVDGGGELLPDGGRPVVRGAGYNSLFLSVAMVPADDPTARTLTRAFRYDSARYPIGGIKSPVDGVIRVNPENFVEGCPGRPASTPSSP is encoded by the coding sequence GTGAGGGGAAGGCTGGGCCTGGCGGTAGGAGGGGTGGGGCTGCTCCTGGCGGTGGTGGCCGCTTGCACCGACGCTTACCTCTATGACGAGCGGCGCGGCGAGCAGCTCCCGGTGGACCGGGCGGTGGCCTTCGAGGGCCGCTTCTGCACGGTGGGCACCAACGAGGTGTTGCGTCCCATCAAGGTCATCGTCGCCATGGACGCCAGCCAGTCCATGAACGTGAGCGATCCGGACGGCGCGCGCGCCACGGCGCTCATCAACCTGCTGGACGGCCTTCCGGACGACCCGGAGGTCTCCGTCGCGGTGGTGCTCTTCGCGGGCAGCACCACGGCCTACCTCACCCAGTCGGGCACGCCCCCGGTGGACGGCTTCGTGCAGGTGGCCAGCCTCACGGATGCGCAGAAGCTCAACATGCGCCGCACGCTGCTCAACTTCCAGAACCCGGACAACTCGCCGAACCGGGACGCGACGGACTTCGTCAAGCCGCTGGCGGACATCTACTCGCTCATCAACACGGACATCGCCCTGAGCCGCTCCGACGCGGGGAGCTCCCAGGCGCTGGCCCAGGCGCGCTACTCGGTCATCTTCCTGTCGGACGGCCGGCCCAGCAACGACCAGGACGACGAGCTGCTCCAGGGCGATGCGGTGGTGCGCATCCGCCAGCTGAAGGACCTGGTGGAGGACGTGCGCGTCAACACCGTGCACGTCTTCAACCCCACGCAGCCGGTCAGCTCGGTGTGTGATTTGACGGGGGATGGGGGCTGCCCGCTGCTGCTCATCAACCAGAACGCGGACCGCCTGGAGCGGATGGCGGCGCTGGGCGGCGGCAACTTCCGCGACTTCCGCAACAACGAGCCCATCAACTTCCTGAACTTCCAGTTCGGCCAGGCCCGGCGCGCCTTCCAGGTGAAGGAGCTGATCGCCTCCAACTTCACCGCCCCCCCGGGCAGCCCCCTGGGCGAGGCCGACACGGACGGCGACGGCCTCACCGACGCGGAGGAGGCGGAGGAGGGCACCAATCCCTTCAAGGTGGACACGGACGGGGACGGCTTCAGCGACGGGGTGGAGGTGCACTTCGCCCGCCAGGGCGTGGACTTCAACCCCATCCAGGTCGCGCTGCCGGACGGAGGCGGGTTGGATCCCGGCTGCCCGCCGCCGCTGCGGGCCATGGACTCGGACTGTGACGGGCTCCTGGACTGTGACGAGCAGTTCATCGGCACCAACGCGAACGTGATGGACAGTGACCGGGACGGCGTTCCGGACGGCATCGAGTGGCGCGGGGGCACGCAAGGCTCCAGCAACGACCTGGACGAGGACCCGGACAACGACGGGCTCTCCAGCCGGGCCGAGCTGCGGCTGCACACCGACCCGCTGGAGCCGGACACCGCGCACCTGTCCGTGGACGGCTACCGCTACCAGATGGAGGCGGACGGACCGCCCAACGAGCTGGGCAGCCAGTGCTACACCTTCCGGGTGGACAACGTGCTGCTGGCCCCCACCCAGGTGGAGTACCTCGACGGCGGCGTGGACGGCGGCGGGGAGCTGCTTCCGGACGGAGGCCGGCCGGTGGTGCGCGGCGCGGGCTACAACAGCCTCTTCCTCTCCGTGGCGATGGTGCCCGCGGATGACCCCACCGCCCGGACCCTCACCCGCGCGTTCCGCTACGACTCCGCGCGCTATCCCATCGGGGGCATCAAGTCCCCGGTGGATGGCGTCATCCGCGTCAACCCAGAGAACTTCGTCGAGGGGTGCCCGGGCCGTCCAGCGTCCACCCCCTCGTCGCCGTAA
- the mtsD gene encoding cell-cell cohesion protein MtsD, whose amino-acid sequence MHPLSWMRLAVGLLATVWLSCTDTLVEPLAQEQTQLDDRLTLTGRVCTAPANPSGFPVKVVLVIDQSGSMCVSDPPGSQEQTGFCEQVGGILLPPGVTEPARVRALKRLVNQFRQQPNVQISIVPFETNVKNVWPPVTTGNRFARPDASLDTYIRGLQSQLGKGTDYQGAVGYAYSLIASDINAVSANNPEVLPRTRYVVVFLTDGTPYPRCSANDTLSAYATPDAPDLTWADSSSAGDFCNLLDPDSPDSINEFQPGTDRNQNYQLFSYVRRLMELKDQYNVGDIRMHTVLLFNQQAVRLCGPICQDIYGTYPGTPPAEYPQAAKKVASWLLARFAEIGNGVYQEFNDTGEINNMGLGALDYSSFASRNVVKTLMVRSLSALPGEKGRELDTDGDGLGDLLDNTFTLQTNAYIPDSDGDCLDDGFESRRQDQGFRPGNDLDARGCDPNSPLTRGCACRDTDGDGLSQFAEAYLKTRDGIVDSDGDGVPDGIESRYGLDPLTANVSGLDTDGDGIPDGDELRADSDPTRRDRAFNERYGYQYGVKIAEKRDNGSTCYDFTVSNLQLVTPPNRSGVQQGYNLFKVWFAEAPESGVATDYGVWRTACAWAQYAPPGLRVPLGPSLTLEDGNFRRPQDLDEMSEYMQRCVGDRPGEAP is encoded by the coding sequence ATGCACCCCCTCAGCTGGATGCGGTTGGCCGTGGGCCTTCTGGCCACCGTGTGGCTGTCCTGTACGGACACGTTGGTCGAGCCGCTCGCCCAGGAGCAGACCCAACTGGACGACCGGCTCACGCTCACCGGCCGCGTTTGCACGGCGCCCGCCAACCCCAGCGGGTTTCCGGTGAAGGTGGTGCTGGTCATCGACCAGTCGGGCAGCATGTGCGTGTCGGATCCGCCGGGCTCGCAGGAGCAGACGGGCTTCTGCGAGCAGGTGGGGGGCATCCTCCTGCCGCCGGGGGTGACGGAGCCGGCGCGGGTGCGCGCGCTGAAGCGGCTGGTGAACCAGTTCCGCCAGCAGCCCAACGTGCAGATCTCCATCGTGCCGTTCGAGACCAACGTGAAGAACGTCTGGCCTCCGGTCACCACCGGCAACCGCTTCGCCCGGCCGGATGCCTCGCTGGACACCTACATCCGCGGGCTCCAGAGCCAGCTCGGCAAGGGCACCGACTACCAGGGGGCGGTGGGCTACGCCTACAGCCTCATCGCCAGCGACATCAACGCCGTGTCGGCGAACAACCCCGAGGTGCTGCCGCGCACGCGCTACGTGGTGGTGTTCCTCACGGACGGCACGCCGTACCCGCGCTGCTCGGCCAACGACACCCTCTCCGCCTATGCCACGCCGGACGCGCCGGACCTGACGTGGGCGGACTCCTCCAGCGCGGGGGACTTCTGCAACCTGCTGGACCCGGACTCGCCCGACAGCATCAACGAGTTCCAGCCCGGCACGGACCGCAACCAGAACTACCAGCTCTTCAGCTACGTGCGGCGGCTGATGGAGCTGAAGGACCAGTACAACGTGGGCGACATCCGCATGCACACGGTGCTGCTCTTCAACCAGCAGGCGGTGCGGCTGTGTGGCCCCATCTGCCAGGACATCTACGGCACCTACCCCGGCACGCCGCCCGCGGAGTACCCCCAGGCGGCGAAGAAAGTCGCCTCGTGGCTGCTCGCGCGCTTCGCGGAGATCGGCAACGGCGTGTACCAGGAGTTCAACGACACGGGGGAGATCAACAACATGGGTCTGGGGGCGCTGGACTACTCGTCCTTCGCGTCCCGCAACGTGGTGAAGACGTTGATGGTGCGCTCGCTCAGCGCGCTTCCCGGCGAGAAGGGGCGCGAGCTGGACACGGACGGCGACGGGCTCGGGGACCTGCTGGACAACACCTTCACGCTGCAGACCAACGCCTATATCCCGGACAGCGACGGGGACTGCCTGGATGACGGCTTCGAGTCGCGCCGGCAGGACCAGGGCTTCAGGCCGGGCAACGATCTGGATGCGCGCGGGTGTGACCCCAACTCGCCGCTGACGCGCGGCTGTGCCTGCCGCGACACGGACGGGGATGGCCTGTCCCAGTTCGCCGAGGCCTACCTGAAGACGCGGGACGGCATCGTGGACAGCGACGGTGACGGGGTGCCGGATGGCATCGAGTCGCGCTACGGGTTGGATCCGCTCACGGCGAACGTGTCTGGCCTCGACACGGACGGGGATGGCATTCCGGACGGGGACGAGCTGCGCGCGGACTCGGATCCGACGCGGCGGGACCGGGCCTTCAACGAGCGCTACGGCTACCAGTACGGGGTGAAGATCGCCGAGAAGCGGGACAACGGCAGCACCTGCTACGACTTCACCGTCTCCAACCTGCAACTGGTAACGCCGCCGAACCGCTCGGGCGTGCAGCAGGGCTACAACCTCTTCAAGGTGTGGTTCGCCGAGGCGCCGGAGAGCGGCGTGGCCACGGACTACGGGGTGTGGCGCACGGCCTGTGCCTGGGCGCAGTACGCGCCGCCGGGCTTGCGCGTGCCGCTGGGCCCCTCGCTGACCCTGGAGGACGGGAACTTCCGCAGGCCGCAGGATCTCGACGAGATGAGCGAATACATGCAGCGGTGCGTGGGTGACCGGCCTGGGGAGGCGCCGTGA
- a CDS encoding cell-cell cohesion protein MtsF: MTRLHRLLLPALLLLSACSSGGDNTPDGGDPGLADDCNSLEEALSKPECELSLEGEGQVREAYLSTAGDEDWYSVRLPATVGPRTLVQVTAGYAVQSTAVNLSVNLLRENGTASLSKGVDKHGQGAPRPVEFIVPFGEPNARLLLLLKDEPNVVNRPNFDARSPYFVRVRVLENPDLFEPNDTPPQATPLTLVPEAGKESGKAVGYLGTKGDVDYFSFTAPAKKVVYVRLSAPELTPPPAYRLAYELVRPNGTAEAQDQVPNTSIAAELATARRVKDGGTWLVKVKAYQAATDPNTPPGDVRQAYTLDVQLMDEADAQDTNGDNDLRERATLKAFTSPPQTLSFSGRIGSVPDVDWYAVDVPPSVKNGVPQPTLLHYRFVQGAGGGRFAPLPGFLDRQVRVFTQVTKGATLADQRVACGTDVTVCPKGYTEFAEGRGLVETYCGTGTAALCLHSSREEAPQDFATLRNFEGALPVPPSTAAVRYYFLIEDASNDWADDRDYTLSVTWQEDADEANRYAGGTQEKPTSLTLAQDTTGNDFPAPPASATVMSGELSHGYGRLQPSDRLKGRGVRGPADYDAVPTDVDSYTLTIPGGQAQPQDRTWEVQWSVKNLPDGGIPPHGLALDLTFCDGDRLDGGACTPVSRGSRNSPLTLAYRGEALRAWHSASGTTTNLQPLYSKTVSGDSTVFTVLPYACSCLEPRFVRGGTLRVDVSATERESYARLNYAVRTAYTDYPKTYAVDGGTGTCPAPRQDGGTPLPDGGTTPITWTGGCQFTLQP, from the coding sequence ATGACCCGCCTTCACCGGCTGCTGCTGCCCGCGCTGCTCCTGCTGTCTGCTTGCTCCTCGGGAGGGGACAACACCCCGGACGGGGGGGACCCCGGGCTCGCGGATGACTGCAACAGCCTGGAGGAGGCGCTCTCCAAGCCCGAGTGCGAGCTGTCCCTGGAAGGGGAGGGCCAGGTGCGGGAGGCCTACCTGTCCACGGCGGGGGATGAGGACTGGTACAGCGTGCGGCTGCCCGCCACGGTGGGGCCGCGCACGCTGGTGCAGGTGACGGCGGGCTACGCGGTGCAGAGCACCGCGGTGAACCTCTCGGTGAACCTCCTGCGCGAGAACGGCACGGCGTCGCTGAGCAAGGGCGTGGACAAGCACGGCCAGGGGGCCCCCCGGCCGGTGGAGTTCATCGTCCCGTTCGGCGAGCCCAACGCGCGGCTGCTCCTCCTGCTGAAGGACGAGCCCAACGTGGTCAACCGGCCCAACTTCGACGCGCGCTCCCCGTACTTCGTGCGGGTGCGGGTGCTGGAGAACCCGGACCTCTTCGAGCCCAACGACACGCCGCCGCAGGCCACGCCCCTCACGCTGGTGCCCGAGGCCGGCAAGGAGTCCGGCAAGGCCGTGGGCTACCTGGGGACGAAGGGCGACGTGGACTACTTCTCCTTCACGGCCCCGGCGAAGAAGGTGGTGTACGTGCGCCTGTCCGCGCCGGAGCTGACGCCGCCGCCCGCCTACCGCCTCGCGTACGAGCTGGTGCGGCCCAACGGCACGGCCGAGGCCCAGGACCAGGTCCCCAACACCTCGATTGCGGCCGAGCTGGCCACGGCGCGCCGGGTGAAGGACGGGGGCACGTGGCTCGTGAAGGTGAAGGCCTACCAGGCCGCGACGGATCCGAACACGCCACCCGGGGACGTGCGCCAGGCGTACACGCTGGACGTCCAGCTGATGGACGAGGCGGATGCGCAGGACACCAACGGGGACAACGACCTCCGGGAGCGGGCCACGCTGAAGGCCTTCACCTCCCCGCCCCAGACGCTCTCCTTCTCGGGCCGGATTGGCTCGGTGCCCGACGTGGACTGGTACGCGGTGGATGTACCTCCCTCCGTGAAGAACGGCGTTCCCCAGCCAACCTTGCTGCACTACCGCTTCGTCCAGGGGGCGGGGGGAGGCCGCTTCGCCCCGCTGCCAGGCTTCCTGGACCGGCAGGTGCGCGTCTTCACCCAGGTGACGAAGGGGGCCACGCTCGCGGACCAGCGCGTGGCTTGCGGAACGGATGTGACGGTGTGCCCCAAGGGCTACACCGAGTTCGCCGAGGGGCGGGGGCTGGTGGAGACCTACTGCGGCACCGGCACCGCGGCGCTGTGCCTCCACTCCTCGCGCGAGGAGGCGCCGCAGGACTTCGCCACCCTGCGCAACTTCGAGGGGGCCCTTCCGGTGCCGCCCTCCACGGCGGCGGTGCGCTACTACTTCCTCATCGAGGACGCCTCGAACGACTGGGCGGATGACCGGGACTACACCCTGTCGGTGACGTGGCAGGAGGACGCGGACGAGGCGAACCGCTACGCGGGCGGCACCCAGGAAAAGCCCACCTCGCTGACGCTGGCCCAGGACACCACGGGCAATGACTTCCCCGCGCCGCCCGCCTCCGCCACGGTGATGAGCGGAGAGCTCAGCCATGGCTATGGCCGCTTGCAGCCGTCGGACCGGCTCAAGGGCCGGGGCGTGCGAGGCCCAGCGGACTACGATGCCGTCCCCACGGACGTGGACAGCTACACGCTGACCATTCCCGGAGGACAGGCGCAGCCGCAGGACCGCACCTGGGAGGTGCAGTGGTCGGTGAAGAACCTGCCGGACGGGGGCATCCCGCCGCATGGGCTCGCGCTGGACCTGACCTTCTGTGACGGAGACCGCCTGGACGGGGGCGCCTGTACTCCGGTGAGCCGGGGCAGCCGCAACTCCCCGCTGACGCTGGCCTACCGGGGCGAGGCGCTGCGCGCCTGGCACTCGGCCAGCGGCACCACCACGAACCTGCAGCCGCTCTACTCGAAGACGGTATCGGGGGACTCCACCGTCTTCACCGTGCTGCCCTACGCGTGCTCCTGCCTGGAGCCGCGCTTCGTCCGGGGCGGCACCCTGCGCGTGGACGTCTCCGCCACCGAGCGGGAGTCCTACGCGCGGCTGAACTACGCGGTGCGCACCGCGTACACGGACTACCCGAAGACGTACGCGGTGGATGGTGGCACGGGCACCTGCCCGGCGCCGCGGCAGGACGGGGGCACGCCGCTGCCGGATGGGGGCACCACGCCCATCACCTGGACGGGGGGCTGCCAGTTCACGCTGCAGCCCTGA